A window of Cucurbita pepo subsp. pepo cultivar mu-cu-16 chromosome LG06, ASM280686v2, whole genome shotgun sequence contains these coding sequences:
- the LOC111796581 gene encoding WD repeat-containing protein 26 homolog isoform X2, translating to MKILPDKLKGLSNGSSVVEPSGGSSRDLMARPLQSEGDNGDVIGSKGVIKRVEFVRLIANALYSLGYTKTGAYLEEESGIPLHSPVINVLMQQIHDGKWDESVETLQKIGLSDESVVKAASVLVLEQKFFELLEGDKVTEALQTLRTEITPYHVNERRIRELSSCLVSPSMRAQIDSSCQQSAKAKARSQLLEELQKLLPASLMIPEKRLEHLVERALLLQRDACAFHNALNKEMSLYRDHDCGKNQIPSRTLQVLQDHSDEVWFLQFSHNGKYLASSSSDRSAIIWEVDLNGRISLKHRLLGHEQPISLVSWSPDDSQLLTCGVEEAVRRWDVASGACLHVYEKAGLGLVSCGWFPDGNHILAGVTDKSICMWDLDGNELEGWKGQRTLKISDLEITNDGKKIISICRDTAILLLDRELNVDKLIEEDQIITSFQLSRDNKFLLVNLLNQEIHLWNLEGEAEIVTAYTGHKRTRFVIRSCFGGLNQAFIASGSEDSLVYIWQRGTGEVVGALEGHSGSVNCVSWNPANPHMLASASDDHTIRIWGLRGMDLDVVNSKSNEQHSSSSSSNGNGNGNGVHCSNRGTS from the exons ATGAAGATATTGCCGGACAAATTGAAGGGACTATCGAACGGTTCATCTGTGGTCGAGCCTTCAGGGGGCTCTTCACGAGACTTGATGGCTCGCCCCCTACAATCCGAAGGGGACAATGGTGATGTTATTGGTTCGAAGGGAGTGATCAAAAGAGTAGAGTTTGTGAGGCTTATAGCCAATGCATTGTATTCTCTTGGTTATACGAAAACTGGTGCTTATCTAGAAGAGGAGTCTGGGATACCGCTACATTCTCCGGTCATAAACGTGCTTATGCAGCAAATCCATGATGGAAAATGGGATGAAAGTGTTGAAACTTTGCAAAAAATTGGTCTATCAGATGAAAGTGTTGTCAAAGCGGCGTCTGTTTTGGTATTAGAACAGAAGTTCTTTGAGCTTCTGGAAGGGGACAAAGTCACTGAAGCTTTACAGACGCTGAGGACCGAGATTACTCCATATCACGTTAATGAACGCAGAATTCGTGAGCTCTCGTCCTGCTTGGTTTCTCCGTCAATGAGGGCTCAAATTGACTCATCCTGCCAACAAAGTGCAAAGGCCAAGGCTCGGTCACAATTACTGGAGGAATTGCAGAAACTTCTTCCTGCATCTCTTATGATTCCGGAAAAAAGATTGGAACATTTAGTTGAACGTGCCCTTTTGTTGCAACGAGATGCTTGCGCTTTCCATAACGCCTTAAATAAGGAGATGTCATTATATAGAGATCATGATTGTGGGAAAAATCAGATTCCTTCTCGAACTTTACAG GTGTTACAAGATCACAGCGATGAGGTTTGGTTTTTGCAATTTTCTCACAATGGAAAATACTTAGCTTCGTCTTCCAGTGACCGATCTGCAATCATATGGGAG gtaGACTTGAATGGAAGAATTTCTCTGAAGCACAGACTGTTAGGTCACGAGCAGCCGATCTCTCTGGTCTCATGGAGTCCTGATGACAGTCAGCTACTCACATGTGGGGTGGAGGAAGCTGTCAGGCGTTGGGATGTCGCTTCGGGTGCGTGCCTCCATGTTTATGAAAAAGCTGGTCTTGGACTGGTTTCTTGTGGGTGGTTTCCCGATGGAAATCATATACTTGCTGGCGTTACCGATAAGAGTATCTGCATGTGGGACTTAGATGGGAACGAGTTGGAAGGTTGGAAAGGCCAAAGAACTCTTAAGATCTCTGATCTAGAAATAACCAATGATGGGAAGAAAATTATCAGTATCTGTAGGGATACTGCGATATTGCTACTCGACAGGGAGTTAAACGTCGATAAGTTGATCGAAGAGGATCAAATAATAACATCTTTTCAATTGTCGAGGGATAATAAGTTCTTACTTGTAAACCTTTTGAACCAAGAAATCCATCTGTGGAATTTAGAAGGCGAGGCTGAGATTGTTACAGCATACACAGGTCACAAGCGCACCCGCTTTGTTATTCGGTCCTGTTTCGGAGGGCTCAACCAGGCTTTTATTGCAAGTGGTAGTGAGGACTCACTG GTATACATATGGCAGAGAGGAACAGGGGAGGTTGTAGGGGCATTGGAAGGACACTCAGGGTCTGTAAACTGCGTGAGTTGGAATCCTGCAAATCCTCACATGTTGGCATCGGCCAGTGACGACCATACGATTAGAATATGGGGCCTAAGAGGGATGGATTTGGATGTTGTCAACTCCAAAAGCAATGAACAACacagtagtagtagtagtagtaatGGTAATGGTAATGGTAATGGCGTCCATTGTAGCAATAGAGGAACATCTTGA
- the LOC111796581 gene encoding WD repeat-containing protein 26 homolog isoform X1, translated as MGGLEDEEPASKRMKILPDKLKGLSNGSSVVEPSGGSSRDLMARPLQSEGDNGDVIGSKGVIKRVEFVRLIANALYSLGYTKTGAYLEEESGIPLHSPVINVLMQQIHDGKWDESVETLQKIGLSDESVVKAASVLVLEQKFFELLEGDKVTEALQTLRTEITPYHVNERRIRELSSCLVSPSMRAQIDSSCQQSAKAKARSQLLEELQKLLPASLMIPEKRLEHLVERALLLQRDACAFHNALNKEMSLYRDHDCGKNQIPSRTLQVLQDHSDEVWFLQFSHNGKYLASSSSDRSAIIWEVDLNGRISLKHRLLGHEQPISLVSWSPDDSQLLTCGVEEAVRRWDVASGACLHVYEKAGLGLVSCGWFPDGNHILAGVTDKSICMWDLDGNELEGWKGQRTLKISDLEITNDGKKIISICRDTAILLLDRELNVDKLIEEDQIITSFQLSRDNKFLLVNLLNQEIHLWNLEGEAEIVTAYTGHKRTRFVIRSCFGGLNQAFIASGSEDSLVYIWQRGTGEVVGALEGHSGSVNCVSWNPANPHMLASASDDHTIRIWGLRGMDLDVVNSKSNEQHSSSSSSNGNGNGNGVHCSNRGTS; from the exons ATGGGAGGTTTAGAGGATGAAGAACCAGCCTCCAAACGCATGAAGATATTGCCGGACAAATTGAAGGGACTATCGAACGGTTCATCTGTGGTCGAGCCTTCAGGGGGCTCTTCACGAGACTTGATGGCTCGCCCCCTACAATCCGAAGGGGACAATGGTGATGTTATTGGTTCGAAGGGAGTGATCAAAAGAGTAGAGTTTGTGAGGCTTATAGCCAATGCATTGTATTCTCTTGGTTATACGAAAACTGGTGCTTATCTAGAAGAGGAGTCTGGGATACCGCTACATTCTCCGGTCATAAACGTGCTTATGCAGCAAATCCATGATGGAAAATGGGATGAAAGTGTTGAAACTTTGCAAAAAATTGGTCTATCAGATGAAAGTGTTGTCAAAGCGGCGTCTGTTTTGGTATTAGAACAGAAGTTCTTTGAGCTTCTGGAAGGGGACAAAGTCACTGAAGCTTTACAGACGCTGAGGACCGAGATTACTCCATATCACGTTAATGAACGCAGAATTCGTGAGCTCTCGTCCTGCTTGGTTTCTCCGTCAATGAGGGCTCAAATTGACTCATCCTGCCAACAAAGTGCAAAGGCCAAGGCTCGGTCACAATTACTGGAGGAATTGCAGAAACTTCTTCCTGCATCTCTTATGATTCCGGAAAAAAGATTGGAACATTTAGTTGAACGTGCCCTTTTGTTGCAACGAGATGCTTGCGCTTTCCATAACGCCTTAAATAAGGAGATGTCATTATATAGAGATCATGATTGTGGGAAAAATCAGATTCCTTCTCGAACTTTACAG GTGTTACAAGATCACAGCGATGAGGTTTGGTTTTTGCAATTTTCTCACAATGGAAAATACTTAGCTTCGTCTTCCAGTGACCGATCTGCAATCATATGGGAG gtaGACTTGAATGGAAGAATTTCTCTGAAGCACAGACTGTTAGGTCACGAGCAGCCGATCTCTCTGGTCTCATGGAGTCCTGATGACAGTCAGCTACTCACATGTGGGGTGGAGGAAGCTGTCAGGCGTTGGGATGTCGCTTCGGGTGCGTGCCTCCATGTTTATGAAAAAGCTGGTCTTGGACTGGTTTCTTGTGGGTGGTTTCCCGATGGAAATCATATACTTGCTGGCGTTACCGATAAGAGTATCTGCATGTGGGACTTAGATGGGAACGAGTTGGAAGGTTGGAAAGGCCAAAGAACTCTTAAGATCTCTGATCTAGAAATAACCAATGATGGGAAGAAAATTATCAGTATCTGTAGGGATACTGCGATATTGCTACTCGACAGGGAGTTAAACGTCGATAAGTTGATCGAAGAGGATCAAATAATAACATCTTTTCAATTGTCGAGGGATAATAAGTTCTTACTTGTAAACCTTTTGAACCAAGAAATCCATCTGTGGAATTTAGAAGGCGAGGCTGAGATTGTTACAGCATACACAGGTCACAAGCGCACCCGCTTTGTTATTCGGTCCTGTTTCGGAGGGCTCAACCAGGCTTTTATTGCAAGTGGTAGTGAGGACTCACTG GTATACATATGGCAGAGAGGAACAGGGGAGGTTGTAGGGGCATTGGAAGGACACTCAGGGTCTGTAAACTGCGTGAGTTGGAATCCTGCAAATCCTCACATGTTGGCATCGGCCAGTGACGACCATACGATTAGAATATGGGGCCTAAGAGGGATGGATTTGGATGTTGTCAACTCCAAAAGCAATGAACAACacagtagtagtagtagtagtaatGGTAATGGTAATGGTAATGGCGTCCATTGTAGCAATAGAGGAACATCTTGA